A genomic stretch from Lathyrus oleraceus cultivar Zhongwan6 chromosome 2, CAAS_Psat_ZW6_1.0, whole genome shotgun sequence includes:
- the LOC127121797 gene encoding L10-interacting MYB domain-containing protein, translated as MTSKKDVKSLEKDGKVVTKWGDDSKTESLLKICIEEIEAGNRPTTHFSKEGWKNITEKFQKKTGYAYDRTQLKNRWDTLKREFSSFVKLVDKQTEVGWDHEKKTIMADDDWWAEKSKEDPDILKWKHGGPKFIKLLDKCFKGAIATRFALYKPYEDQLPCEGSESVFEDGRENNTITEDEGDADNFDVGNEVQPNPTPNSSRKRKVLGKGEKIGATEKLQRSLDRILDGFGPSQQGLPEDNIGYAKCLKMLDEIPSLVKGSHLHFKAVRILANKENRTAFSYFMNTSTADMALDWIDICPEKNIRVIVDRIACFLEKNHYQMGDNSNKSLGESSDDSSYESDNTSEIDIEVQQVNRSQYHIATVMAAFMVTNHVLKYIVKEKKTT; from the exons ATGACATCTAAAAAAGATGTGAAAAGTTTAGAGAAGGATGGAAAAGTTGTTACAAAATGGGGGGATGACAGTAAAACAGAAAGTTTGCTGAAAATTTGCATTGAAGAAATAGAAGCGGGTAATAGGCCAACTACCCACTTCAGTAAAGAAGGGTGGAAGAATATTACtgaaaaatttcaaaagaaaacCGGATATGCTTATGATCGCACTCAACTAAAAAATAGATGGGATACATTGAAAAGAGAGTTTTCGTCATTTGTGAAGTTAGTGGATAAGCAAACTGAAGTAGGATGGGACCATGAAAAGAAAACTATCATGGCTGACGATGATTGGTGGGCTGAAAAGAGTAAG GAGGATCCAGATATTTTGAAATGGAAACATGGAGGACCTAAGTTTATTAAATTGCTAGATAAATGTTTCAAGGGTGCCATAGCTACTAGATTCGCCCTTTACAAACCATATGAAGATCAATTACCATGTGAAGGATCAGAATCTGTTTTTGAAGACGGTCGTGAGAATAACACAATTACTGAGGATGAAGGAGATGCAGATAATTTTGATGTTGGCAATGAAGTACAACCCAACCCAACACCAAATTCTTCCAGAAAGAGAAAGGTTTTAGGGAAAGGAGAGAAAATCGGAGCAACAGAGAAACTTCAACGATCTCTTGATCGTATACTCGATGGGTTTGGGCCAAGCCAACAAGGACTCCCAGAAGATAACATTGGTTATGCTAAATGTTTGAAAATGTTGGATGAAATCCCATCCTTGGTAAAAGGATCACATTTACACTTTAAGGCTGTTAGAATCCTTGCCAATAAAGAAAATAGGACAGCATTTTCTTACTTCATGAATACCTCCACTGCTGATATGGCTCTTGATTGGATAGACATTTGTCCCGAAAAAAATATTCGCGTGATCGTTGATAGGATTGCATGCTTCTTAGAAAAAAACCATTACCA GATGGGTGACAATTCAAATAAGAGTTTGGGTGAGAGTTCAGATGATAGTTCATATGAGAGTGACAATACTTCTGAAATAGATATTGAAGTCCAACAGGTTAATAGAAGTCAATATCATATTGCAACGGTGATGGCTGCTTTTATGGTTACAAACCATGTTTTGAAATACATTGTCAAAGAAAAGAAAACTACGTAA